The genomic segment ctcttttcctttgggtattttttccttctagactGAGTTGTTCATCTATCTCTACATGTTCTGTCTCTCTCAATCCTTTTCCTTCCTGTTGTATTGTATACATTTACCatgtcatttcttttcatctttttcatgcTTAGCATGGGCAATTTCATCCAGATGTTCTACATCAAACAGACTTGCACCCTGTGAGACAatcatgtattttatttgctCCACTTGGTATTTTCTACAAAATGCAAATTTGttaccaacatttaaaaaataggaggTTCCACATAAAATTCCACAATtttagcttctcttgaaaaaaccAGAAGACATGACAACGCTGGACTTATGTTCTCAGACAGCAACAACCCACTAGAGACTTTTTACACCGCCCGTTATTAACCTTTAGCAAGCATCAGGACCAACTGGGAAGCTTGTTGAAACAGCTTTCCCTAGGCTCCACCTACAGTTTaagaaatttgcatttctaactagtTCCCAGGTGGCGCTGATGCTGCTGGGGCCCACACTTTAAGAAGTACTGCTTGGCTCTTTGAGGCATACGCGGTCGCAGCTGCAGCGGAGCCTGGTGCCGCCCGCTCCTGCTCCTGACTCACCGCTGTTCGCTCTCGCCGAGGAACAAGTCGGTCAGGAAGCCGCACCGCAGCCGTGGCTTTTAAAGATACTGACTGGGAAGACGCCCGTGGAACCGGAGGTGGCGATTCACCGGATTAGAATCACCCTCACCAGCCGCAATGGGAAGTCTTTGGAGAAGGTGTGTGCCGACCTGATCAGAGGCGCGAAGGAAAAGAATCTCAACGTTCGGATGCCTACCAAGACTCTGAGGATAACTACAAGGAAAACTCCTTGTGGTGAAGGTTCTAAGACTTGGGATGGTTTCCAGATGAGGATCCACAAGCGACTCATTGACCTGCACAGCCCTTCCGAGATTGTCAAGCAGATCACGTCCATCAGCATTGAGCCAGGGGTCGAGGTTGAAGTCACCATTGCAGATGCTTAAAgcaacatttttaataaattgataatcagttgttaaaaaaaaaaaaaaaaactactgcttGAGATGAAGCTTTTGCTCTCTAGTTACCATGGACCATACCCCTCCCTATTGCCTCACACCTAACCA from the Hippopotamus amphibius kiboko isolate mHipAmp2 chromosome 2, mHipAmp2.hap2, whole genome shotgun sequence genome contains:
- the LOC130844405 gene encoding 40S ribosomal protein S20-like produces the protein MGTPGTPSVNVHGSSALEPSWRSGHADTCGGVEDNLNHARCTASKGAAPYSQHTRSQLQRSLVPPAPAPDSPLFALAEEQVGQEAAPQPWLLKILTGKTPVEPEVAIHRIRITLTSRNGKSLEKVCADLIRGAKEKNLNVRMPTKTLRITTRKTPCGEGSKTWDGFQMRIHKRLIDLHSPSEIVKQITSISIEPGVEVEVTIADA